In one Conger conger chromosome 5, fConCon1.1, whole genome shotgun sequence genomic region, the following are encoded:
- the LOC133129142 gene encoding regulator of G-protein signaling 5-like, with protein MCRGLAALPQTCLERAKEIKTKLGTLLQKPEHAIDLIIPYPEKPEKKPDKLQKPSPDEALQWRESLDKVLINSYGLAAFRSFLRSEFSEENVQFWMACEDFKKTKSSVKMASKAKKIYEDFIQTEAPKEVNIDHFTKDMTLRNLVSGLPTTFDLAQKRVYALMEKDSFGRFLRSDIYQELVK; from the exons ATGTGCAGAGGATTGGCTGCACTGCCCCAGACATGTCTGGAAAG AGCTAAAGAGATCAAGACTAAATTGGGAACTCTGCTCCAGAAGCCAGAACATGCCATTGACCTCATCATCCCCTACCCTGAAAAACCAGAGAAGAAACCGGATAAGTTACAGAA GCCATCCCCTGATGAAGCACTGCAGTGGCGTGAATCCTTGGACAAAGTGCTCATAAACAGCT ATGGCTTGGCTGCGTTCCGGAGCTTCCTGAGGTCTGAGTTCAGCGAGGAGAACGTTCAGTTCTGGATGGCTTGTGAGGACTTCAAGAAGACCaagtcttctgtgaaaatggcctcaaaagCTAAAAAGATCTATGAGGACTTCATTCAGACAGAGGCTCCCAAAGAG GTGAACATCGATCATTTCACCAAGGACATGACTCTGAGGAACCTGGTTTCAGGCTTGCCTACAACTTTTGACCTGGCTCAGAAACGCGTCTATGCCCTGATGGAAAAGGATTCCTTCGGTCGGTTTCTGAGATCAGACATATACCAAGAACTGGTCAAGTAA